Proteins co-encoded in one Bacillus sp. FSL H8-0547 genomic window:
- a CDS encoding lamin tail domain-containing protein, whose product MSRQKRRSCFIYPLILMMLVSNLLAAFPPANVSAEVNAVPSGAETAVPAEETESEKEEKEALPAEAEAIPVAPDSQPEMPAEQDTQQAPPAAQTPGQVKETEPATEQKPVQSKKAEAEQEPAESNEPKPEQEPSDGPKPEQEASEKEQKTPPEAAIETENKSSVPMNGSPLLITEIMADNAGADEFEYIEVHNPTDKPVILDHYTISLRYTDGSSTDKPALFSPYTLGSGKTAVLWLNLADKSLEDFNQKYSVQLTTEQVVEFTGTPNFANGGNRGFAITGPNGDAATASYLAEDISSGKSVHYTFPESGTEMKKLEKKADPTPGIILNTQAPAEAVPTPENQEPSAVHEPLTSISEGSTPSLTAVITDDTADIRANLYYKTDGDFKKAPMASEGNTYSASIPKEELTGESFFYYIEITDPNNRVLLNNSGANYKVTIDRPEAPPAEPDNPEDFDSYPHLLITEISPNSAGPGTDYYEYFEIYNNTDKTQSLSDYSFAYRYTDTGSEVSFKIPEDLTVNPQETLVLWFNNGNLTAGDFNKQFGTALESSSLAFFKDAFPGFANGGNRAISIKDRTGAEVISAAYLANETDNNGKTVKYQYPKTGTEMGKLQTLADPDPGAISAEQVPSSPAKAPEENNDSVKPEITHTPVTTAEGFKEIAIEADITDDKAVPFATLFYKSENDSTFLSVPMNPDEAKPEQYKAVIAGTDVHSDVIYYIEASDGINTAATEEQTIAVDLPEVDTEKLPYFLVTEVVPDSSNVGSGDGYEFVEIYNNTNQTVNFKDYKINYRYGMEASTDVVWPSVPEDLLIPSGETLVFWIINDQNKNSTVADFNKNYGTDLEENKDIVRIFSGGMANGSTRGLVVSTNTNKEVSVAYYNEQTGIDDTAADKGIFYKYPSDGSTVQVKVSAGVKAAAPGSVEAYQIPKKPVTQKEDNSPPTVKDLTDLTEIDQKEDIHILAEAKDNNSLTSVRLFYKTDQQSDYQSVILKEDYDDMLYHHTIYSPDLIGRKSVEYYFTVSDGMNETVSSKKTIAITSDFDDADLRLNLEDGQILSGEKIIKATAKDGNPNQISIKIDGKEAEETYRSIERTAYFAFEANGLNTYFQNAVTMGEDILYLMDKDWLTDWKTYTVPVDPERIQTGENILTVRSGNKASPFDLDSEENRDDYTIRNVRLVLSDGTVLRPDNFPDEKKVMTMNDAHPFEDFSFQLADELAASKTYKWDTKASFDGDHVISVQHLNHAVTANVKVDNTAPVITPSIEEGKEYKGSFEINAGIEDSIAGIASSEAWLDGAKIDFPYSTASGKMKPGDHQLTVKAADKAGNHAEKVITFKTANENPEKIELIGPADGAKGLPAGDPKLQVKVTDPSNDSMNVSFFKGYQYTPSDSSVKSFKHAADTEPPKQQAPAGEQAFTSEDIQLTSEKDGTYLTTDSSTQFPYHRFDVTVDPAVDDSDRIELKWDGNSLEGRKVSMYAWSHKQKDWSLVDVEIAGTEDFELTGSVQAGEFVKGSKINVLVQDEIPKSPEEYDYTFAWMSDTQYYSESYPHIYQRQTEWIAQKQEELKIKYVFHTGDLVNISTDEKQWEIADTSMKVLDDQNIPYGVLAGNHDVDQVSNDYTDYYRYFGEDRFQSKDYYGESYLNNRGHFDLISAGGNDYIMVYLGWGVTDEGIAWMNDVLSAYPDRKAILSFHEYLLSTGTRHPLGEKLYNEVVVPNKNVFAVLSGHYHAAKTYVDQIDDNGDGTPDRTVTQMLADYQAGPEGGQGYMRLLHFDQDNNRILVNTYSPYLDDYNYYDTDEFPEMDEFEISLDLAPVEKRIATDSFAVNVYTDETIGSDENIESGSIAETIWTGLETGQTYFWYASAEDSFTGSTVSDIWSFTKGEKVTVPDEEDPPADGGGDTGNPPADGGEDSGNPPADGEGDTGTPPAGGGNPGEDSGNNGPGASPGKNGQPKGSENPRDPNKEDSAPDHDRAQGDSDDAAKGSHLPSTATEMYNLFAAGGLFILAGASVLLYQRRKRNIS is encoded by the coding sequence ATGTCACGCCAAAAAAGACGTTCCTGTTTTATTTATCCCTTAATCCTTATGATGCTTGTCTCAAATCTGCTTGCCGCTTTTCCTCCGGCAAATGTGTCTGCTGAGGTAAATGCAGTTCCATCAGGGGCAGAAACGGCTGTTCCTGCCGAAGAAACGGAGTCTGAAAAAGAGGAAAAAGAGGCTCTGCCTGCAGAAGCTGAAGCAATTCCTGTCGCCCCTGACAGCCAGCCGGAAATGCCGGCTGAGCAAGACACTCAGCAGGCACCGCCCGCAGCTCAAACTCCGGGTCAGGTAAAGGAGACGGAGCCAGCGACTGAACAAAAACCTGTTCAATCAAAAAAAGCAGAAGCTGAACAAGAGCCTGCTGAATCAAATGAACCAAAACCTGAACAGGAGCCTTCCGATGGACCAAAACCTGAGCAGGAAGCTTCTGAAAAAGAGCAAAAAACACCGCCTGAAGCAGCCATTGAGACAGAAAATAAGAGCAGTGTGCCGATGAACGGCTCTCCCCTGCTTATTACAGAGATAATGGCCGACAATGCCGGTGCTGATGAATTTGAATACATAGAAGTACACAATCCGACGGATAAGCCGGTCATCTTAGATCATTACACCATTTCTCTCCGCTATACGGACGGAAGCAGCACGGATAAACCGGCTCTTTTCAGTCCTTACACTCTTGGTTCAGGGAAGACAGCCGTACTCTGGCTGAACCTGGCAGATAAATCCCTTGAAGACTTTAATCAAAAATACAGCGTCCAATTAACTACTGAGCAGGTTGTTGAATTTACGGGCACACCTAACTTTGCAAATGGCGGAAACCGCGGCTTTGCGATAACGGGTCCAAATGGAGATGCCGCAACAGCTTCCTATCTCGCAGAAGATATCAGCAGCGGCAAGTCCGTACATTACACATTCCCTGAATCCGGCACGGAAATGAAGAAGCTTGAAAAAAAAGCAGATCCCACACCTGGAATCATTCTGAACACACAGGCACCGGCGGAAGCTGTCCCGACACCTGAAAATCAGGAGCCTTCTGCTGTTCACGAGCCATTAACATCCATTTCTGAAGGCAGCACTCCTTCTCTCACTGCAGTTATTACAGATGACACTGCCGACATCAGAGCAAACCTTTATTACAAAACAGACGGTGATTTCAAAAAAGCGCCAATGGCTTCTGAGGGGAATACGTACAGTGCCTCCATTCCAAAAGAAGAGCTGACCGGCGAGAGTTTCTTCTATTACATTGAAATCACCGATCCAAACAACCGGGTGCTGCTGAACAACAGCGGTGCAAACTACAAGGTGACCATTGACCGGCCGGAAGCCCCCCCGGCAGAACCTGATAACCCGGAAGATTTCGACAGTTACCCGCACCTCCTGATTACTGAGATTTCACCGAATTCAGCAGGACCTGGAACTGACTACTATGAATATTTCGAAATCTACAACAACACAGACAAGACTCAGTCGCTTTCTGATTATTCGTTTGCATACCGGTATACGGATACAGGCAGCGAAGTGTCTTTTAAGATTCCTGAGGATCTGACGGTTAATCCGCAGGAAACGCTGGTCCTTTGGTTTAATAATGGAAATCTGACAGCCGGGGATTTCAATAAACAGTTCGGAACAGCTCTTGAATCATCCAGCCTTGCGTTCTTTAAAGATGCATTCCCAGGCTTCGCTAACGGAGGCAATAGAGCCATCTCGATTAAAGACCGCACAGGAGCTGAAGTTATCTCCGCAGCTTATTTGGCCAATGAAACCGATAATAACGGTAAAACAGTTAAGTACCAGTACCCGAAAACAGGAACAGAGATGGGCAAGCTTCAAACTCTTGCTGATCCTGATCCGGGAGCCATATCCGCAGAACAGGTCCCTTCTTCTCCTGCGAAAGCTCCTGAAGAAAATAATGATTCTGTTAAGCCTGAAATCACGCATACTCCTGTAACGACAGCAGAAGGCTTTAAAGAGATTGCGATTGAAGCTGACATTACAGATGATAAAGCTGTCCCTTTTGCAACACTGTTCTACAAATCAGAAAATGACAGTACGTTCCTGTCTGTTCCGATGAACCCTGATGAAGCAAAACCTGAACAGTACAAAGCAGTGATAGCAGGTACTGACGTCCATTCAGATGTAATCTATTACATTGAGGCCTCTGATGGCATCAACACTGCTGCTACAGAAGAACAAACGATTGCCGTAGATCTTCCTGAAGTGGATACGGAAAAGCTCCCTTATTTCCTTGTTACGGAAGTCGTTCCTGATTCGTCCAATGTCGGTTCAGGTGACGGGTATGAGTTTGTTGAAATCTACAATAATACGAACCAGACTGTTAATTTTAAAGACTACAAGATTAATTACCGTTATGGAATGGAGGCATCTACCGATGTTGTCTGGCCTTCGGTACCTGAAGATCTTTTGATTCCTTCCGGTGAAACACTTGTTTTCTGGATCATCAATGATCAAAACAAAAACAGCACAGTAGCCGACTTTAATAAGAATTACGGCACAGACCTTGAAGAAAACAAAGATATTGTCCGTATTTTCAGTGGTGGCATGGCAAACGGAAGTACAAGGGGCCTTGTCGTTTCAACCAACACAAACAAAGAAGTTTCGGTGGCCTACTATAATGAGCAAACCGGAATTGACGATACCGCAGCAGATAAAGGAATTTTCTACAAATATCCTTCTGACGGATCGACCGTTCAGGTGAAGGTCAGCGCAGGCGTGAAGGCTGCAGCGCCGGGTTCTGTTGAAGCCTACCAGATTCCAAAAAAACCGGTTACTCAAAAAGAGGACAACAGTCCGCCAACTGTAAAAGACCTTACTGATCTGACAGAAATAGATCAAAAAGAAGATATTCATATTCTTGCAGAAGCAAAGGATAACAACTCTTTAACATCGGTCCGGCTGTTCTACAAGACCGATCAGCAATCTGACTACCAGAGCGTCATTCTCAAGGAAGATTATGATGATATGCTCTATCACCATACGATTTACTCACCGGACCTGATTGGAAGAAAATCAGTCGAATATTATTTTACTGTCTCAGACGGAATGAATGAAACAGTCAGCAGCAAAAAGACAATTGCCATTACAAGTGATTTTGATGATGCCGATCTTCGGTTGAATCTTGAAGATGGACAAATTCTAAGCGGAGAAAAAATCATAAAAGCTACAGCAAAAGACGGAAATCCGAATCAGATTTCCATTAAAATTGACGGCAAAGAGGCAGAGGAAACCTACCGTTCAATTGAGCGCACCGCCTATTTCGCATTTGAAGCGAACGGCCTCAACACGTATTTCCAGAACGCTGTTACGATGGGCGAGGACATCCTTTATTTAATGGACAAGGATTGGTTGACCGACTGGAAAACGTATACCGTTCCGGTTGATCCCGAGCGAATACAGACAGGCGAAAATATTCTCACAGTCCGTTCAGGAAATAAAGCGTCGCCATTTGATCTTGACTCAGAGGAAAACCGTGATGATTATACAATCCGGAACGTTAGACTTGTTTTATCCGACGGCACTGTCCTTAGACCGGACAATTTCCCAGATGAAAAGAAAGTTATGACCATGAATGATGCTCACCCGTTTGAAGATTTTTCTTTCCAGCTTGCAGATGAACTTGCAGCAAGCAAAACCTATAAATGGGATACAAAAGCTTCGTTTGACGGAGACCATGTCATATCTGTCCAGCATTTAAATCATGCCGTGACAGCAAATGTTAAGGTGGACAATACGGCTCCGGTTATCACTCCTTCTATTGAAGAAGGCAAAGAATATAAGGGTTCATTTGAAATCAATGCGGGGATCGAGGATTCAATAGCAGGCATCGCTTCTTCAGAGGCATGGCTTGATGGTGCAAAAATTGATTTTCCGTACAGCACCGCCTCCGGGAAGATGAAGCCCGGTGACCATCAATTAACAGTTAAAGCAGCAGATAAAGCAGGAAATCACGCTGAAAAAGTCATCACATTTAAAACGGCAAACGAAAATCCTGAAAAAATTGAACTGATTGGACCGGCAGACGGTGCAAAAGGACTTCCTGCAGGCGATCCGAAGCTTCAGGTAAAGGTGACGGATCCTTCAAACGACAGCATGAACGTCTCCTTCTTTAAAGGGTATCAATACACCCCGTCTGACAGCAGTGTTAAATCATTCAAACATGCAGCAGATACAGAACCGCCCAAGCAGCAAGCACCTGCAGGTGAACAGGCATTTACGTCTGAAGATATTCAGCTGACGTCAGAAAAAGACGGCACCTATCTCACGACAGATTCAAGCACGCAGTTCCCTTATCACAGGTTTGATGTAACCGTTGATCCGGCTGTGGATGACAGTGACCGCATTGAGCTCAAGTGGGACGGAAATTCATTAGAAGGCAGAAAAGTTTCCATGTATGCCTGGAGCCATAAGCAAAAGGACTGGTCCCTTGTAGATGTTGAAATTGCAGGGACAGAGGACTTCGAGCTTACCGGAAGCGTTCAAGCAGGAGAATTTGTAAAAGGCTCAAAAATCAACGTTCTTGTTCAGGACGAAATTCCAAAAAGTCCGGAAGAGTATGATTACACATTTGCCTGGATGTCCGACACACAGTATTATTCGGAAAGCTACCCGCATATTTACCAGCGCCAGACAGAATGGATTGCACAGAAACAGGAAGAATTAAAGATTAAGTATGTTTTCCACACCGGAGATCTCGTCAATATCTCTACGGATGAGAAACAGTGGGAAATTGCCGATACATCAATGAAGGTGCTTGACGATCAAAACATCCCGTACGGTGTACTGGCCGGTAACCACGATGTTGATCAGGTATCAAACGACTATACCGATTACTATCGTTATTTTGGAGAGGACCGCTTTCAATCAAAAGATTATTACGGCGAATCTTATCTTAACAACCGCGGTCACTTCGATTTAATTTCAGCCGGAGGCAATGATTACATCATGGTTTATCTTGGCTGGGGAGTAACAGATGAAGGGATAGCCTGGATGAATGATGTTCTTTCCGCCTACCCTGATCGAAAGGCCATCTTAAGCTTCCATGAGTATTTACTGTCAACCGGCACACGCCACCCATTGGGAGAAAAATTGTATAATGAAGTCGTCGTTCCAAATAAAAACGTATTTGCTGTACTGAGCGGCCATTATCATGCCGCGAAAACGTATGTTGATCAAATTGACGATAACGGTGACGGCACGCCTGACCGTACGGTTACTCAAATGCTTGCTGATTATCAGGCAGGCCCTGAAGGCGGGCAGGGATATATGAGGCTCCTTCATTTTGATCAGGACAACAACAGGATCCTTGTCAATACGTATTCACCTTATTTAGATGACTATAACTATTACGATACGGATGAATTCCCTGAAATGGATGAGTTTGAGATCAGTCTTGACCTTGCTCCTGTAGAGAAGAGAATTGCCACCGATTCCTTTGCAGTAAATGTTTATACAGATGAGACAATCGGCTCGGATGAGAACATAGAAAGCGGCTCGATTGCAGAAACAATCTGGACAGGCCTTGAAACCGGCCAAACCTATTTCTGGTACGCATCAGCCGAAGATTCGTTTACAGGAAGTACAGTTTCCGACATCTGGTCCTTCACAAAAGGAGAGAAAGTAACGGTTCCTGATGAAGAAGACCCTCCTGCTGACGGCGGCGGAGACACAGGTAATCCTCCTGCTGACGGCGGAGAAGATTCAGGTAATCCCCCTGCTGATGGTGAAGGAGATACAGGTACTCCTCCTGCAGGCGGCGGTAATCCGGGAGAAGACAGCGGCAATAACGGCCCTGGTGCTTCCCCTGGTAAAAACGGACAGCCTAAGGGATCTGAAAATCCCCGGGATCCAAACAAAGAGGATTCGGCACCTGATCATGACCGTGCACAAGGGGACAGCGATGATGCAGCTAAAGGCAGCCATTTGCCTTCTACTGCTACAGAAATGTATAACCTGTTTGCTGCAGGAGGCTTATTCATCCTCGCCGGAGCATCAGTTTTGCTTTACCAAAGAAGAAAAAGAAACATCTCTTAA
- a CDS encoding YhdX family protein — translation MGKGRIRVEESIKVQTDEEMYEATLIEKAEEEAVKP, via the coding sequence ATGGGTAAAGGAAGAATTCGTGTGGAAGAGAGTATTAAAGTGCAGACTGATGAGGAAATGTACGAAGCAACTTTAATTGAGAAAGCGGAAGAAGAAGCTGTAAAGCCGTAA
- a CDS encoding YitT family protein — MEPHQVSLIKQHKKLPKAEIGKRMVLICSGAVLMAVGLEIFLVPNRIIDGGIVGISIILSHLTNLKLSLFLFFLNVPFLFIGYNQIGKTFALSTLFGVVVLSFATALLHPVPVLTEDLLLASVFGGIILGIGVGLVIRYGGSLDGTEILAILFNKQSPFSVGELIMFFNLFILGSAGFVFGWDRAMYSLIAYFIAYKTIDVVVQGLDESKSAWIISENPDEVGQAILARLGRGVTYLNGEGAYTGEGKKVIFCVITRLEEAKLKLIVEELDPSAFLAVANITEVRGGRFKKRSIH, encoded by the coding sequence ATGGAGCCCCATCAAGTTTCCTTGATCAAACAGCATAAAAAGCTGCCAAAAGCAGAGATTGGAAAGCGGATGGTGCTCATTTGTTCGGGTGCGGTCCTAATGGCTGTCGGTCTTGAGATTTTCCTCGTTCCAAATCGCATCATTGACGGCGGAATTGTGGGAATCTCGATTATTCTGTCTCACCTGACAAATTTGAAGCTGAGTCTTTTTCTTTTTTTCCTCAATGTCCCTTTCCTGTTCATCGGCTATAATCAGATTGGAAAAACATTTGCTCTTTCTACTCTGTTTGGTGTCGTCGTGCTGAGTTTTGCAACTGCTCTATTGCATCCTGTTCCTGTTTTAACCGAAGATTTGCTTCTCGCGTCTGTTTTTGGAGGGATTATTCTCGGTATTGGCGTCGGGCTTGTCATCAGATACGGCGGCTCGCTTGACGGTACGGAAATTCTGGCTATTCTCTTTAACAAGCAGTCTCCTTTTTCTGTAGGGGAACTGATTATGTTTTTCAACCTGTTTATCTTAGGAAGTGCAGGATTTGTATTCGGGTGGGACCGGGCCATGTATTCGCTGATTGCTTATTTTATAGCATATAAAACGATTGATGTCGTCGTTCAGGGGCTTGATGAATCAAAATCTGCCTGGATCATCAGTGAAAATCCGGATGAGGTCGGTCAGGCTATTCTTGCCAGGCTTGGGCGGGGAGTCACTTACTTAAACGGAGAAGGCGCATATACGGGTGAAGGCAAGAAAGTCATTTTCTGCGTGATTACAAGACTTGAAGAAGCTAAGCTGAAACTGATTGTGGAAGAGCTGGATCCTTCTGCATTTCTGGCAGTAGCAAACATAACCGAAGTCAGAGGCGGCAGGTTTAAAAAGAGAAGCATTCACTAG
- the proC gene encoding pyrroline-5-carboxylate reductase produces MKKQTILFIGAGRMAESIISGLVKSPNIEDIYVSNHRNKDKLLYLENKYGIRPSFSWISDAEKADMILLAMPPEAHPEFLKELKPVLKGQFVVTIAAGIGPSFLEEHLGQHVPAAWIMPNTASEIGESMSLAAYGQAALEHHKLMLKDVLDAIGESEVCTEEQVHQLTAITGSAPAFLYAFAESLIEQAETYGISHEHATKLVSQMMAGSSAMLKLKKAPKELREQVTTPGGATAEGINVLVEGGYSRLIKEAVIATNRKALGKWQENQ; encoded by the coding sequence TTGAAGAAACAGACGATTCTTTTTATTGGTGCAGGCCGGATGGCAGAATCCATCATTTCCGGGCTCGTAAAGTCGCCGAACATCGAGGATATTTATGTATCGAATCATAGAAACAAAGATAAGCTTCTGTATCTTGAGAACAAGTACGGCATTAGGCCTTCGTTCAGCTGGATCAGTGATGCTGAAAAAGCGGACATGATTCTGCTGGCTATGCCTCCTGAAGCTCACCCTGAATTTTTAAAGGAGCTTAAACCGGTCTTAAAGGGGCAATTTGTTGTGACGATTGCAGCCGGTATCGGCCCGTCCTTTCTGGAAGAACATCTCGGCCAGCATGTACCTGCAGCATGGATCATGCCAAATACAGCTTCTGAAATCGGCGAGTCGATGTCACTTGCTGCTTACGGTCAGGCTGCTTTAGAACATCATAAATTGATGCTGAAGGATGTACTGGATGCGATAGGTGAATCAGAGGTGTGCACAGAGGAACAGGTTCATCAGTTAACGGCCATTACAGGAAGTGCCCCTGCATTTCTGTATGCATTTGCTGAGAGCTTGATCGAACAGGCAGAGACGTACGGAATTTCACATGAACATGCAACAAAGCTTGTCTCTCAAATGATGGCCGGTTCCTCTGCCATGCTGAAGCTGAAAAAAGCGCCGAAGGAACTGAGAGAACAAGTGACAACACCAGGGGGAGCTACAGCGGAAGGAATAAACGTTCTTGTAGAGGGCGGATACAGCCGTCTGATCAAGGAGGCAGTTATCGCCACCAATCGAAAAGCATTGGGCAAGTGGCAGGAGAATCAATAG
- a CDS encoding mechanosensitive ion channel family protein: MLLEKYTSTESLIEIAVSIGIFVLFMVLRKLFTKYVFKMILKFSSKTPTDLFRNVLVAYDKPLRMFFILIGLYLAILYSPFLDNQRDILSQFYRSSIVLTLAWGLYNLTASSSLLFDKVNKRFELEMDDILGPFLSKVMRFVILALTFSIIAQEFNYDVNGFVAGLGLGGLAFALAAKETIGNFFGGIIIITEKPFTLGDWIKTPSVEGVVEDISFRSTKIRTFAQALVTVPNSTLANEPITNWTKMGKRQIQFTLGVTYDTTQKQLKTCVKKIEHMLTEHDGVHDETINVVFNAFGDSSLNIFLNFFTKTTAYADHLSVKQDINFKIMAILEEEGVDFAFPSRTIYVEGAKQEVKEKEKQYS; the protein is encoded by the coding sequence ATATTGCTTGAAAAATATACCTCAACTGAAAGCCTGATTGAGATCGCCGTCAGTATAGGGATCTTCGTTCTGTTCATGGTCCTGCGCAAGCTGTTTACGAAATATGTGTTTAAGATGATTCTTAAATTCAGCAGCAAAACGCCGACAGATCTGTTCAGAAATGTACTGGTCGCCTATGATAAACCGCTGCGGATGTTTTTTATTCTGATCGGATTGTATTTGGCGATTCTGTATTCTCCTTTTCTGGACAATCAAAGGGACATACTCAGCCAGTTTTACCGGTCTTCCATTGTTCTCACACTGGCGTGGGGACTGTATAACCTGACAGCATCATCATCTCTGCTTTTTGATAAAGTAAACAAACGGTTTGAGCTTGAGATGGATGATATTCTTGGGCCATTTTTATCCAAAGTCATGAGATTTGTCATTCTGGCTCTTACTTTCAGCATCATTGCCCAGGAATTTAATTATGATGTTAACGGGTTTGTCGCCGGACTCGGTCTTGGAGGACTTGCTTTTGCCCTAGCTGCCAAAGAAACGATCGGCAACTTTTTCGGAGGCATTATTATTATCACAGAGAAGCCGTTTACCCTTGGTGACTGGATCAAAACACCAAGTGTAGAAGGAGTTGTAGAAGACATATCCTTCAGGAGCACAAAAATCCGGACATTCGCTCAGGCCCTTGTGACGGTTCCAAACTCTACACTTGCCAATGAGCCGATTACAAACTGGACGAAGATGGGGAAAAGGCAGATTCAGTTCACACTTGGGGTCACTTATGATACAACGCAGAAACAGCTTAAGACGTGCGTGAAAAAAATTGAGCATATGCTTACAGAGCATGACGGCGTTCATGATGAAACAATCAACGTTGTTTTTAACGCTTTTGGCGACAGCAGCCTCAATATTTTCCTTAATTTCTTTACGAAAACAACTGCTTATGCCGACCATTTAAGCGTGAAGCAGGACATCAACTTTAAAATCATGGCAATCCTGGAAGAGGAAGGCGTCGATTTCGCATTTCCGAGCCGGACCATTTACGTTGAAGGAGCCAAACAGGAAGTTAAAGAAAAAGAAAAGCAGTACAGCTAA
- a CDS encoding thioredoxin family protein, with protein MSLNTWFAKGLTAQEYMEQMNVNKEEMTIIHEGFSLDEDDISILESMRTQSLRVIVLTEDWCGDAMLNNPILLKIAEEAGMDVRFLLRDSNLDLMDQYLTNGTSRAIPIFIFIDRDGNEKAVWGPRAPKIQQLVDSLRKHLPEKDHPDFKEKQSEMIKKLTAAYKEDESLWKEVSYSIITTLKKRRLHV; from the coding sequence ATGTCACTAAACACTTGGTTTGCAAAAGGGTTAACTGCACAGGAATACATGGAGCAAATGAATGTCAACAAGGAAGAAATGACGATTATTCATGAGGGGTTTTCGCTGGATGAAGATGACATCTCCATTCTCGAAAGCATGAGAACCCAGTCTCTTCGCGTCATTGTCCTGACAGAAGACTGGTGCGGAGATGCCATGCTCAACAACCCGATTCTTTTGAAAATTGCTGAAGAGGCAGGGATGGACGTGCGTTTTCTGCTTCGCGACTCCAACCTTGACTTAATGGACCAGTACTTAACAAACGGAACATCCCGTGCCATTCCAATCTTCATCTTTATCGACCGGGACGGAAATGAAAAAGCGGTCTGGGGTCCGCGCGCCCCGAAAATCCAGCAGCTTGTTGACTCACTCAGAAAACATCTTCCTGAAAAAGATCACCCTGATTTCAAAGAAAAGCAGTCAGAGATGATCAAAAAACTGACTGCCGCTTATAAAGAAGACGAATCGCTGTGGAAAGAAGTTTCATACAGCATCATTACAACGCTCAAAAAACGAAGATTGCATGTATAA
- a CDS encoding OsmC family protein, which yields MAEHSFYLKAHWPGLRNDVGEIESGQLKTKVSIPPEMDGPGVGTNPDEMLLGAAATCYIITLAAMMGRSRLEKEDLTMESEGIVEVVNGVITYKRIVHRPVITLKAAASEKDIELAKKLAERAESSCMISRAVKGNVEIELQAEIKKAAAE from the coding sequence ATGGCTGAACATTCTTTTTATCTAAAAGCCCATTGGCCCGGACTCAGAAATGACGTTGGGGAAATCGAGAGCGGACAGCTGAAAACAAAAGTTTCCATACCGCCTGAAATGGATGGGCCGGGTGTCGGAACAAATCCTGATGAAATGCTCCTCGGCGCTGCAGCAACGTGCTACATTATTACGCTTGCGGCCATGATGGGGCGCAGCCGCCTTGAAAAAGAGGATTTAACGATGGAATCTGAGGGGATTGTTGAAGTGGTAAACGGGGTAATCACCTATAAACGAATCGTGCATCGTCCTGTTATCACGCTAAAAGCCGCAGCATCGGAAAAGGATATAGAGCTTGCGAAGAAACTTGCTGAACGTGCTGAAAGTTCGTGCATGATCAGCCGTGCGGTTAAAGGGAATGTGGAAATTGAACTTCAGGCAGAAATCAAGAAAGCAGCCGCTGAGTAA